Proteins encoded within one genomic window of Candidatus Syntrophocurvum alkaliphilum:
- a CDS encoding LPXTG cell wall anchor domain-containing protein — protein MGIFRGLKKGKFLAIFVVFMMLFSSSFAIADNSVGNNKGQGHGPGGVHESSSDARGASSNDNPGTSGSNPGKSPGISGNNSGGVSGNGEASSSNAPGQSSSEPPGQSIAPGQSDSEPPGQDNNENDTDSSDEAESTAVEDEELNMENTCDKVELHSPHRGANSKTGLLPNDDNKKINEKNDHGGLGDEGYEVVWHFVLNQLSINKEPLTLDAEFETAGSIQVEGIIAGNNDQGGVQHFFVGTSNLDTLEDAYVCVPDGKGKLVLSHIWYGDNGDNGDNGDNGDNGDNGDNGDNGDNGDNGDNGDNGDNGDNGDNGDNGDNGDNGDNGDNGDNGDNGDNGDNGDNGDNGDNGDNGDNGDNGENGNDKSDNDTTTPGGGSGGGGGTTITPVDPTPPGVEPDPEPEDEEEKIEIPPDPPAIVPDPEDDPVPEDEPIPKLPQTGGSSVAFIIGSLLAGSGMWFINRSRKEV, from the coding sequence TTGGGTATATTTAGAGGATTGAAAAAAGGAAAATTTCTAGCTATATTTGTTGTTTTTATGATGCTATTTTCAAGTAGTTTTGCTATAGCAGATAACTCAGTAGGAAACAACAAAGGACAAGGTCATGGCCCTGGAGGTGTACATGAATCTTCTAGTGATGCTAGAGGAGCAAGTTCAAACGATAATCCCGGTACTAGCGGATCAAACCCAGGCAAATCACCGGGCATTAGCGGTAACAACTCAGGTGGAGTCTCTGGAAATGGTGAAGCCAGTTCAAGCAATGCACCGGGTCAAAGTAGTTCAGAACCACCAGGGCAAAGTATTGCACCAGGACAAAGTGACTCAGAACCACCTGGTCAAGATAACAATGAAAATGACACAGATTCATCAGATGAAGCTGAATCAACAGCTGTTGAGGATGAAGAATTAAACATGGAAAATACTTGTGATAAAGTAGAATTGCATTCACCACACAGGGGAGCAAATAGTAAAACAGGATTATTACCTAATGATGATAATAAAAAAATTAATGAAAAAAATGATCATGGTGGTCTTGGTGATGAAGGATATGAAGTCGTTTGGCACTTTGTTTTAAATCAACTTAGTATTAATAAAGAGCCATTAACATTAGATGCAGAATTTGAGACTGCGGGTTCGATACAAGTTGAAGGTATTATTGCTGGTAATAATGACCAGGGTGGAGTTCAACATTTTTTTGTAGGTACTTCTAATCTTGATACACTAGAAGATGCATATGTATGTGTACCAGATGGAAAAGGAAAACTAGTTCTTAGCCATATCTGGTATGGAGACAATGGAGACAATGGAGACAATGGAGACAATGGAGACAACGGAGACAATGGAGACAACGGAGACAATGGAGACAATGGAGACAATGGAGACAATGGAGACAATGGAGACAATGGAGACAATGGAGACAATGGAGACAATGGAGACAATGGAGACAATGGAGACAATGGAGACAACGGAGACAATGGAGACAATGGAGACAATGGAGATAATGGAGATAATGGAGATAATGGAGATAATGGAGACAATGGAGACAACGGAGATAATGGCGAGAATGGCAATGACAAATCTGATAACGATACCACTACACCTGGAGGCGGTTCCGGTGGAGGCGGTGGAACAACCATAACACCAGTTGACCCAACACCACCAGGAGTAGAGCCTGATCCAGAGCCTGAAGATGAAGAAGAGAAAATTGAAATACCTCCTGATCCACCAGCTATTGTACCTGATCCTGAAGACGATCCAGTTCCAGAAGATGAACCTATTCCAAAACTTCCTCAAACAGGTGGAAGCTCAGTAGCATTCATTATTGGTTCCTTATTAGCTGGAAGTGGAATGTGGTTTATCAATAGGTCACGTAAAGAGGTTTAA
- a CDS encoding AfsR/SARP family transcriptional regulator, whose product MIEQETLKPLVIKTLGKFEISRGTQVYSQSHTRSYKMWELLKYILTYRDRILLPEAIMETLWPEEEYTDPKHALRTLVYRLRTILDIEEPKESTCIKFNQGGYCWNQDSNYELDTEVFERLLNEASAEEVTNPANAIYKYTKALELYKGDYLSENLYQEWVIPIRHYYLRRYLESSKRLLNLLKKEKQYTNIIAICEKALEIDYYDEGIHLFFLDALVKDGRLKQAEQHYQNMSKSFYKELGVKPSIEMQNIKGHLNGETNNTELRLLDIEKRLKDNEESEKSIGAFLCDIDIFNYLYKLECRRAERNESTAILAALSLTDLKYQGRNNENMKKILEHLQELLVTNLRKGDIITSWNDRQCLLILNSLNEAQAESVLKRIDKRFKTKSSKEEVFLRIEMKNISQNTLNA is encoded by the coding sequence ATGATTGAGCAAGAAACCTTAAAACCTCTAGTTATTAAAACATTAGGAAAATTTGAAATTAGTAGGGGTACACAGGTGTATTCACAGAGTCACACACGATCCTATAAAATGTGGGAGCTGTTAAAATACATACTCACATATCGTGATAGGATTCTTTTACCAGAAGCAATTATGGAGACACTGTGGCCTGAGGAAGAATACACTGATCCAAAACATGCATTGCGCACACTTGTTTATCGTCTACGCACTATCTTAGATATAGAAGAGCCCAAAGAATCTACTTGTATAAAATTTAACCAGGGTGGTTACTGCTGGAACCAAGATTCTAACTACGAGTTAGATACTGAAGTATTTGAAAGATTATTAAATGAAGCTAGTGCAGAAGAAGTTACAAACCCTGCTAATGCAATTTATAAATATACAAAAGCATTAGAATTATATAAGGGTGATTATTTATCAGAAAACTTATATCAAGAATGGGTAATACCAATAAGACACTATTACCTTAGAAGATACCTAGAAAGTTCAAAAAGGTTATTAAACCTGTTAAAAAAAGAAAAACAATACACTAACATTATTGCTATTTGTGAAAAGGCACTAGAAATAGACTATTACGATGAGGGTATTCATTTATTCTTTTTAGATGCTTTGGTAAAAGATGGTAGATTAAAACAAGCAGAACAACATTATCAAAACATGAGTAAAAGCTTTTATAAGGAACTAGGAGTAAAACCCTCTATAGAAATGCAAAACATTAAGGGGCATTTAAATGGTGAAACAAATAATACCGAACTTAGATTATTAGATATAGAAAAAAGGCTAAAGGATAATGAAGAGAGTGAAAAAAGTATAGGAGCTTTTTTATGTGATATAGATATATTTAATTACTTATACAAACTTGAATGTCGACGTGCTGAAAGAAATGAATCTACAGCCATTTTAGCAGCATTATCCTTAACTGATTTAAAATATCAGGGTAGAAATAATGAAAATATGAAAAAAATACTGGAACATTTACAGGAATTATTGGTAACAAATCTTCGGAAAGGTGATATTATTACCTCTTGGAATGATAGACAATGCCTATTGATATTAAATAGTCTGAATGAAGCCCAGGCAGAGAGTGTACTAAAAAGGATAGATAAAAGATTTAAAACCAAATCTAGTAAAGAAGAGGTCTTCCTACGAATTGAAATGAAAAACATCTCTCAAAACACCTTGAATGCATAA
- a CDS encoding Flp family type IVb pilin: protein MEILKRLVREEEGQGMVEYGLIIALVAIAVITALTAVGEEVGTVFDDIVKGLKGD from the coding sequence ATGGAAATTTTAAAAAGGTTAGTTAGAGAAGAAGAAGGACAAGGAATGGTGGAGTATGGACTGATAATAGCTTTGGTAGCAATAGCTGTCATTACTGCATTAACTGCTGTTGGTGAAGAAGTTGGAACGGTATTTGATGACATAGTTAAAGGTCTTAAAGGTGACTAA
- a CDS encoding A24 family peptidase, translating into MILTPLTLLVVGIAAGYDYMTRRIPNFLTFPAIILGLGLNAYYYGFPGLGNGALGMLLGIALLLIPFFIGGMGAGDVKLLAAVGAINGTAFVLTTFIYSALIGGIMSIIAIILKRQFKATMSNMFLFMVPGAKMSQPKTGIPYGIAIFLGTILSFYTGVIW; encoded by the coding sequence ATGATTCTTACACCACTTACACTACTAGTGGTTGGGATAGCTGCCGGGTATGATTATATGACCCGGCGCATCCCTAATTTTTTAACTTTCCCAGCCATTATTTTGGGGTTGGGTTTAAATGCATATTATTATGGTTTTCCAGGTTTAGGTAATGGAGCACTGGGTATGCTCCTTGGTATAGCACTACTACTAATCCCCTTCTTTATCGGAGGGATGGGTGCTGGAGATGTAAAGCTTTTAGCTGCAGTAGGTGCTATAAATGGTACAGCTTTTGTACTAACTACATTTATTTATTCAGCTTTAATAGGTGGAATTATGTCTATCATAGCCATCATTTTAAAAAGGCAATTTAAAGCAACGATGAGTAATATGTTTTTGTTTATGGTACCCGGAGCAAAGATGTCACAGCCCAAAACAGGTATTCCTTATGGAATAGCGATATTTTTAGGCACAATACTATCCTTTTATACGGGGGTTATATGGTGA
- a CDS encoding TadE/TadG family type IV pilus assembly protein — translation MVRRFKRNESGQSLVEMALVLPILLMLLLGIIECGRIFGSYMELQSTARDAVRYAAVHNIAEEEDQAPAILTSLIEGRLVLLDPNNLRIEFEQEESNNQKDKWATVSLEYDLDIIYPFIGLITDNTILVLNSEMVMRVE, via the coding sequence ATGGTGAGAAGATTTAAAAGAAATGAATCTGGACAAAGTTTAGTTGAAATGGCACTAGTTCTTCCCATTCTATTAATGCTGCTTTTAGGCATTATAGAATGTGGAAGAATTTTTGGTAGTTATATGGAGCTACAAAGCACCGCCAGAGATGCGGTTAGATATGCGGCTGTGCATAATATTGCTGAGGAAGAGGACCAAGCCCCTGCGATTTTAACTTCTTTAATTGAAGGTCGTTTAGTGTTACTTGATCCTAATAATTTACGAATTGAGTTTGAACAAGAAGAATCCAATAATCAGAAGGATAAATGGGCTACTGTTAGTCTCGAATATGATTTGGATATTATTTACCCTTTTATTGGTTTAATAACAGATAACACCATTCTCGTACTAAACAGCGAAATGGTTATGAGAGTGGAATAG
- a CDS encoding pilus assembly protein TadG-related protein: protein MKKLIKKEKGSVTILTALAMVVLIGFSALAIDGGNLYFRHMNLQDISDASALAGCKELIKSQGNDNKKKEDAFDKAIDYMEHNGITVISRNKHNYTAMIKLNDNETGEVLVSFPDGTKEVKVDLNIDTTLYFARIFGSSSSEVAASAIASSGGASQYTGGLVPLSFFWGKEEGEEEYKTGIEYELSLTSGDGESGNYGFLDIDENPNKFYEYLADGYPGTLSVGDEVQTYPGVSAGLIDRGIEDRISNCCGNCDEEENFDPDCSRVVIVPIVSDFFEDNNGKTWIEIVGFAQFYIIDYDKKDKILTGVFIEDVTHSPSLFDAPQYMVQSVRLVQ, encoded by the coding sequence ATGAAAAAATTGATTAAGAAAGAAAAGGGTTCAGTGACTATTTTAACTGCTTTAGCCATGGTAGTACTTATTGGTTTTTCTGCCCTTGCTATAGATGGAGGTAATTTATATTTTAGACACATGAATTTGCAAGATATATCAGATGCTAGTGCTTTAGCAGGTTGTAAAGAGTTAATAAAATCTCAAGGTAATGATAATAAGAAAAAGGAAGACGCATTTGATAAAGCAATAGATTATATGGAGCATAATGGAATAACGGTTATAAGCCGTAATAAACATAACTATACTGCAATGATTAAGTTAAATGACAATGAAACAGGTGAAGTACTAGTATCCTTTCCTGATGGTACAAAAGAAGTCAAAGTAGACCTTAATATAGATACTACACTTTATTTCGCAAGGATTTTTGGTTCAAGTTCTAGTGAGGTTGCAGCTTCGGCTATAGCTAGCTCAGGTGGTGCAAGTCAATACACAGGAGGTTTGGTTCCTTTATCATTCTTTTGGGGAAAAGAAGAAGGAGAAGAAGAATATAAAACTGGTATAGAATATGAGTTAAGCTTGACATCAGGGGACGGTGAAAGCGGCAACTACGGGTTTTTAGATATAGATGAAAACCCTAATAAATTTTATGAATACTTAGCTGATGGTTATCCTGGCACATTAAGTGTAGGTGATGAAGTGCAAACCTACCCTGGTGTTAGTGCAGGTCTTATTGATAGGGGTATAGAGGATAGAATCTCTAATTGTTGCGGTAATTGTGACGAAGAAGAAAATTTCGACCCAGATTGTTCTAGAGTTGTAATTGTACCCATTGTCAGTGATTTCTTCGAGGATAACAATGGTAAAACTTGGATTGAAATTGTTGGTTTTGCTCAGTTTTATATCATTGACTATGACAAAAAAGATAAAATTTTAACTGGTGTATTCATTGAGGATGTTACTCATTCTCCTAGTCTATTTGACGCTCCTCAATACATGGTCCAATCAGTAAGACTAGTTCAATAA
- the cpaB gene encoding Flp pilus assembly protein CpaB: MENIKPRVWVIITVVIALITSLLIYTYLESLQAAEAVEKAEVVVASRILEEGTRINSDMLETVTVPVQYAHPEALTNTSDVVNKYAAVNLYPEQAILGRQLVSHDSREMPFRIPEDMRAITIDINTTSGVAGFIKPGYKVDIIYTVRTENDETRTVTLLDEILVLAVGEEITKVEDNMSSSNVTLAVKPDDAQLITLAENTGNLKLSLRPIEDNTQKPTTFSDVRRILNNYQ, from the coding sequence ATGGAAAATATTAAGCCAAGAGTGTGGGTAATTATTACTGTAGTTATAGCGTTAATAACTAGTCTACTAATATATACCTATTTAGAATCACTGCAAGCGGCAGAGGCAGTGGAGAAAGCTGAAGTAGTAGTAGCTAGTCGTATATTAGAAGAAGGTACTAGAATTAATAGCGATATGTTAGAGACTGTAACAGTACCAGTCCAATATGCCCACCCTGAAGCTTTAACTAATACAAGTGATGTTGTAAACAAATATGCAGCAGTAAATCTTTATCCTGAGCAAGCTATTTTAGGTAGACAGCTAGTAAGTCATGATAGTCGGGAAATGCCTTTTAGAATACCAGAAGATATGAGAGCAATTACGATTGATATTAATACTACCAGTGGAGTAGCTGGTTTTATAAAGCCTGGATATAAGGTAGATATAATTTATACCGTTAGAACGGAAAATGATGAAACCAGAACAGTGACTTTATTAGATGAAATATTGGTTTTAGCTGTAGGTGAAGAGATTACTAAAGTTGAGGATAATATGTCCTCTAGTAATGTTACTCTTGCTGTTAAGCCAGATGATGCTCAACTTATTACTTTAGCCGAAAATACTGGAAATTTAAAGCTTAGTTTAAGACCTATTGAAGATAATACTCAAAAGCCAACTACATTTAGTGATGTAAGAAGAATACTTAACAACTATCAGTAA
- a CDS encoding AAA family ATPase has protein sequence MEKATILLIDFMVKNDLKDYLDQQTGISVVGITDNVDIAFTMAERYEPTIIILNLDLTVDEVGLDIAEAFALEFTSSSLILMSSLDNKKILRHALKVGAKDVITLPIENKKILKIIQQVAKYDLKRRELFSIKKKVQPQFKVITVFNTKGGVGKSTVSLNLAIAIQQLTKDRVLLADLDLFSGNLSLMAGVDARRTIKDMIDELNNLDKEFLDEFCINHYSGIKILTAPAHPEYASFIEAEHIEKILNLVSQVFNYVVIDAPTHFSDTVIPALEFAQEIIIVANPDLASIQNLKQCLDLLNSLSMQSKVKVVFNKVGNNGYLDVKDLEKQLGVDVQCNIPNCEKEALNAVNLGVPLILEYKKIPASQKIREFAAKLVGDNKSKSFVELRR, from the coding sequence ATGGAAAAAGCTACAATTTTACTTATAGATTTTATGGTAAAAAACGATTTAAAGGATTATTTAGATCAACAAACTGGTATTTCTGTGGTCGGTATTACAGATAATGTGGATATTGCTTTTACTATGGCAGAACGATATGAACCTACAATAATTATTCTTAACCTAGACTTAACTGTTGATGAAGTAGGATTAGATATTGCAGAAGCCTTTGCTTTAGAGTTTACTTCTTCTAGCTTAATTTTAATGAGCAGTTTAGATAATAAAAAAATTCTGCGTCATGCACTTAAAGTAGGTGCTAAGGATGTAATTACTCTACCTATTGAAAACAAAAAAATATTAAAGATTATACAACAAGTAGCTAAGTATGACTTAAAGCGTAGAGAATTGTTTTCTATAAAAAAGAAAGTTCAACCCCAATTTAAAGTAATTACAGTCTTTAATACTAAAGGGGGTGTAGGTAAAAGTACGGTCTCACTTAATCTAGCTATTGCTATCCAACAATTAACTAAAGATAGGGTGCTTTTAGCTGATTTAGACCTTTTTTCCGGAAACTTATCATTAATGGCGGGAGTGGATGCAAGGCGAACTATAAAAGATATGATAGATGAATTAAATAACTTAGATAAAGAATTTTTGGATGAATTTTGTATTAACCATTATTCTGGAATAAAAATTTTAACTGCTCCAGCCCATCCTGAGTATGCTAGCTTTATTGAAGCTGAGCACATTGAAAAGATTTTAAATCTAGTATCACAGGTTTTCAACTATGTTGTTATAGATGCCCCAACCCATTTTTCAGATACAGTTATTCCAGCTCTTGAATTTGCCCAGGAAATTATAATTGTGGCAAATCCCGATTTAGCATCTATACAAAATCTAAAACAATGTCTAGACCTTTTAAATAGTTTATCTATGCAATCTAAAGTTAAAGTAGTATTCAATAAGGTTGGTAATAATGGTTATTTAGATGTTAAGGATTTAGAAAAACAATTAGGTGTCGATGTTCAATGTAACATTCCTAATTGTGAAAAGGAGGCCCTTAATGCTGTTAATTTAGGAGTACCCTTGATACTAGAGTATAAGAAAATACCTGCATCACAAAAAATACGCGAATTCGCTGCAAAGCTCGTAGGTGATAATAAATCTAAATCTTTTGTAGAGCTTAGAAGGTAG
- a CDS encoding CpaF family protein, translating to MSLLQKRLNQQRSNLQDDNQVNELGPLVSVKRENWTLAKEKIIGKLADSVMDEFWEENDDQEKEKYISQQVRKLAQDILKEMNYTLNPSENQRLITEVVSDIIGFGPITPLLGDNSVNEIMVNGAMDVYVERSGKVELTDIKFKDNQHIMHIIERIVSPLGRRIDESSPMVDARLPDGSRINAIIPPLALNGPVLTIRKFSNRPFMIADLINHSTLSQDMGFFLKACMEGELNTIVAGGTASGKTTTLNVLSSLIPSSERIITIEDAAELQLQQKHLIRLESRTANIEGKGTVTIRDLVINSLRMRPDRLVVGEVRGSEALDMLQAMNTGHDGCLTTAHANSARDVLSRLETMVLMAGVELPIKAIREQIMSALDLIVFQSRLKDGSRKITSITEVVGMEGDVITLQDIFLYEPSGINEKGKIIGSFRTTGVIPKFLSKLEARGVHIPLSIFNREGRNN from the coding sequence ATGTCATTATTACAAAAGCGTTTAAATCAACAACGATCTAATTTACAGGATGACAATCAAGTAAATGAGCTAGGACCCCTGGTTTCTGTTAAGCGTGAAAACTGGACTTTGGCTAAGGAGAAAATAATAGGTAAACTTGCTGATAGTGTAATGGATGAATTTTGGGAAGAAAACGATGATCAAGAAAAGGAAAAATATATTTCTCAACAAGTAAGAAAACTTGCTCAAGATATATTAAAGGAAATGAATTATACTTTAAACCCTTCAGAAAACCAACGATTGATTACTGAAGTAGTAAGTGACATCATTGGTTTTGGCCCTATAACTCCACTTCTAGGGGATAATAGTGTAAATGAAATCATGGTTAACGGAGCTATGGATGTCTATGTAGAACGTTCTGGTAAGGTTGAATTAACAGATATTAAGTTTAAGGACAACCAGCATATAATGCATATAATTGAACGTATTGTCTCTCCTTTAGGTAGGCGAATTGATGAAAGTTCACCAATGGTAGATGCTAGATTACCTGATGGATCAAGGATAAATGCAATTATACCCCCACTTGCTCTTAATGGACCTGTACTAACTATAAGGAAATTTTCTAATCGTCCGTTTATGATAGCAGATTTAATTAATCATAGTACTCTTTCACAAGATATGGGTTTCTTTTTAAAAGCATGTATGGAAGGAGAACTTAACACCATAGTTGCTGGTGGAACAGCAAGTGGTAAAACAACAACTTTAAATGTGCTATCCTCTTTAATTCCTAGTTCTGAAAGAATTATTACTATCGAGGATGCAGCTGAATTACAGTTGCAACAAAAGCACTTAATACGGTTAGAATCTAGAACAGCTAATATAGAAGGTAAAGGCACGGTTACCATAAGAGATTTAGTAATAAATTCATTGCGTATGCGACCTGATCGTTTAGTGGTAGGAGAAGTTCGAGGTAGTGAAGCTTTAGATATGCTTCAGGCTATGAACACGGGGCATGATGGGTGTTTAACTACTGCCCATGCCAATTCAGCTCGGGATGTATTATCAAGGCTTGAAACTATGGTGTTAATGGCAGGAGTTGAATTACCTATTAAGGCTATTCGAGAACAAATAATGTCTGCCTTAGATTTAATAGTATTTCAATCAAGACTAAAGGATGGTTCACGCAAAATTACTAGTATTACAGAAGTTGTAGGAATGGAAGGAGATGTAATTACCCTACAGGATATATTTTTATATGAACCTAGTGGAATAAATGAAAAGGGGAAAATAATTGGGAGTTTTAGGACCACGGGAGTTATCCCTAAATTTCTTTCTAAGCTTGAAGCTAGGGGAGTTCATATCCCTCTTAGTATTTTTAATAGAGAGGGGAGAAACAATTAA
- a CDS encoding type II secretion system F family protein — protein sequence MLLIAISISSFLLVIVIAYQLKSLLTRKENRIKKRLLLTIGTQEVESTKKTSSVPTREKLHSKLVSFTTLIINSNYLENKKQNLEKAGLLLKVEELLFFKLLSAVVVGFFGLLIFNQFIFFIITGILGWLLPELLIVYLKRKRIAAIEAQLLNAVIILANSLRAGYSLLQAIDIVSKETPKPLGHELSKVVKEMQVGVRPEDALLNLQKRIESNEIELLVTGILVQREVGGNLAEILDTIAETIDKRIKMRAKIMALTAQGRMSAWVVSILPFALALFIFGTRPDFGMIMLTEPLGITMLTIGFVMLVLGILLIRRIVNIDV from the coding sequence ATGTTGTTGATAGCTATAAGTATTAGCAGTTTTTTATTGGTTATAGTCATAGCTTACCAATTAAAAAGCTTGCTTACACGGAAAGAAAATCGCATTAAAAAGCGATTACTTTTAACTATAGGCACACAGGAAGTTGAATCAACTAAAAAAACTAGCTCAGTTCCCACAAGGGAAAAATTACATTCTAAACTCGTATCTTTTACAACATTAATTATTAATAGTAATTATCTTGAGAATAAAAAGCAAAACTTAGAAAAAGCCGGGCTTTTATTAAAAGTTGAAGAGTTATTATTTTTCAAACTGTTATCTGCAGTAGTTGTAGGATTTTTTGGTCTTTTAATCTTTAATCAATTTATTTTCTTTATAATCACAGGAATATTAGGCTGGCTATTACCTGAGCTATTGATTGTCTATTTAAAAAGGAAAAGAATCGCAGCTATTGAAGCACAGCTTTTAAATGCTGTAATTATTTTAGCTAATTCCCTTAGAGCCGGCTATAGCTTATTACAGGCTATTGATATAGTAAGTAAGGAAACTCCAAAGCCTTTAGGTCATGAGCTAAGCAAAGTTGTTAAAGAAATGCAGGTAGGAGTTAGACCCGAAGATGCACTACTCAATCTGCAAAAGCGTATTGAGAGTAATGAAATAGAACTTTTGGTTACTGGGATTTTAGTTCAACGTGAAGTAGGGGGAAATTTGGCCGAAATTTTAGATACTATAGCCGAAACTATTGATAAAAGGATTAAAATGCGTGCTAAAATTATGGCTCTTACTGCTCAAGGCAGGATGTCGGCTTGGGTAGTATCTATTTTACCATTTGCCCTAGCCCTATTCATTTTTGGAACCCGTCCTGATTTTGGTATGATAATGCTTACTGAGCCATTAGGTATTACTATGCTAACAATAGGTTTTGTCATGCTTGTTTTAGGTATATTACTCATAAGAAGGATTGTGAATATTGATGTTTGA
- a CDS encoding type II secretion system F family protein: MNFKRNLALSRLKNLGYSDNNHISDESELMSMSLKDRTIGVLANKFINKINNIAPYQLKEEISEKLEKAGNPQNMKASDFLGLQIISGFTTFIITWSLVGIQSILLILIMVILAFYIPWFILSILVTKRQQEIQQQLPDVVDLLVISIESGLGFDQALAKVVEKYPGALGKELQQVLRDMSLGKTRKDALSDMAERVGLEDLELLVNALVQSDNLGVGIGKLLRIQSDLIREKRQQRIEAEAMRIPIKMLFPLVFMIFPCMFIIILGPAILNIIKALG, encoded by the coding sequence TTGAATTTTAAACGTAATTTAGCATTATCTCGTTTAAAGAACTTAGGCTACTCAGATAATAATCATATTTCTGATGAAAGTGAACTTATGTCTATGTCTTTAAAAGACAGAACAATAGGTGTGTTAGCCAATAAGTTTATTAACAAAATAAATAATATAGCTCCTTATCAATTAAAAGAAGAAATAAGTGAAAAACTAGAAAAAGCTGGTAATCCACAAAATATGAAAGCTAGCGACTTTTTAGGATTACAAATTATTTCAGGTTTCACAACATTCATAATTACATGGAGCTTAGTAGGTATTCAATCTATTTTGCTAATACTAATAATGGTTATTTTAGCATTTTATATACCTTGGTTTATTTTAAGTATTTTAGTAACTAAAAGACAGCAAGAAATTCAACAACAATTGCCTGATGTAGTAGACCTTTTGGTGATAAGTATTGAATCCGGACTTGGTTTTGATCAAGCTCTTGCAAAAGTAGTTGAAAAATATCCAGGAGCACTAGGCAAGGAATTGCAACAGGTTTTAAGAGACATGAGCTTAGGAAAAACTCGTAAAGATGCGTTAAGTGATATGGCAGAGCGAGTAGGGCTTGAGGATCTTGAATTACTTGTAAATGCATTAGTACAATCTGATAATTTAGGGGTAGGAATAGGTAAATTACTTAGAATTCAGTCAGATTTAATTCGTGAAAAGCGTCAACAAAGGATTGAAGCAGAAGCTATGCGTATACCTATTAAAATGCTTTTCCCATTAGTTTTTATGATTTTCCCTTGTATGTTTATTATTATTTTAGGTCCAGCTATTTTAAATATTATTAAGGCATTGGGCTAA